In Candidatus Tectomicrobia bacterium, the genomic stretch CCGAGAGGGCGAGGCTGAGGCCCCAGCCCTCACGTGCGCCCGCTTTCAGGTAAAGGAACATGACCAGCAAAACGCCGAACGCGAAGCCCAGGAACCAGATGCCGGCGAGCAAGCCGACAATCCAGCCCCAGATGGCCAAGGTGCGGCGCGCACTCACGTCCGGCGTCGGCTCGGCGCCGGCGTGAGCCATGCTCTCTAGACTTTCACGGCCTTTCCGGCCGGTGAGGTCGAGACCGAACTGAACCAGCGCCATCAAAAACCCCGGACCCCCGATGATCCAGGGAAACAGGCCGGCCCGGCCCGGGAAATCCAGGCTCATCCAGAGGCCGGTCGCGAAAAAGAGCGCCAGGAAAAGACTGAACGCCGCCTCCGGCGTGAAGCGCAGCCCTGTCCGCCCGTCCTGCGTGGCCCCCGGATTTTCGGAAACCCGCGCGAACCTTGGGAAGTAGGAATCCCGGAACCGCCGTTGAAAGCGCCATTTCTGGAAGGCCGGATAAAGAATGCCCGCCAGCATGAGGACGAACAGGACCATCACCCCCGGACGCGTCATCCACTCCCATCCATAGCTGCTCAGGGAAAGGAACAGCCGGTTCTCGGCCAGCGGCCCCAGCACAAGGCCCAGGAGAAGGGGGGGCCGGGGCCAATCGAGCTTCACCATGGCCCAGCCCACTGCGCCGAAAATCAGCATGACCGCCATGTCCTCGAAGGCGTTCTTCTCGGCGAACGCCCCCAGGTAAATGAGAAACAGGATGAAGGGGATGAGCAGGCTCCCCCGAACGAAGGTGATCTTGGCGAGATGCTCCAGGAAGAGGAAGCAAATGCCCACCGTGATCAAGTTCGAGATCACGATGAGCCAGACCATGGAAAAGGTCAGGCTCAGGTGGCCGCCGTTGGCCTCCGGGATCAGCATGGGAGGGCCCGGGACCAGGCCCTGGATCAGAAAGGCGCCGAGAAGGATGGCCGTGCTCAGGCTTCCGGGAACCCCGAAGGCGACGGTCGGCACCAAGGCTCCGCCCAGCGTGGCGTTGTTCGCCGCCCCCGGCCCGAGAACCCCCTCGATGGCCCCCTTGCCCATCCGGCTCTTGTCGGCCACGCTCTGGGCGGCGTGGGCGTAGGCCGCCCATTGGGAAACGGAGCCGCCCATGCCCGGTATGACGCCGATATAGGTCCCGATGGCACTGCACCGGAGGACGAGCCACCCGTGCCGGAAGGTGTCCTTCACACCCTCCATTACCCCTCCCAGCTTCTCCGCGTCGCGCCGTGCGATGCTCGTTCCCTGGACGGCGAGATCGATGGTTTCCGGGATGGCGAACAGCCCGAGGGTGACGGGGAGCAGGCCCACCCCGTCCCAGAGGAAAAGCTGGGAAAAGG encodes the following:
- a CDS encoding tripartite tricarboxylate transporter permease, yielding MGEILQASLTGFTQVFGWPAFGLMLIGIAVGFAVGILPGLGGPTTLALMLPFIFRMTPVEAFSFLLGMVSVTATTGDITSILFGVPGEGTASATVVDGHPMAKNGEAGRALGAVLMSSLIGALFGAFALALAIPIVQPLVLSVGSPELFMFAILGTTMIAALSGRTVLKGLIAGAAGFLLAMVGLEATASIERYTFSQLFLWDGVGLLPVTLGLFAIPETIDLAVQGTSIARRDAEKLGGVMEGVKDTFRHGWLVLRCSAIGTYIGVIPGMGGSVSQWAAYAHAAQSVADKSRMGKGAIEGVLGPGAANNATLGGALVPTVAFGVPGSLSTAILLGAFLIQGLVPGPPMLIPEANGGHLSLTFSMVWLIVISNLITVGICFLFLEHLAKITFVRGSLLIPFILFLIYLGAFAEKNAFEDMAVMLIFGAVGWAMVKLDWPRPPLLLGLVLGPLAENRLFLSLSSYGWEWMTRPGVMVLFVLMLAGILYPAFQKWRFQRRFRDSYFPRFARVSENPGATQDGRTGLRFTPEAAFSLFLALFFATGLWMSLDFPGRAGLFPWIIGGPGFLMALVQFGLDLTGRKGRESLESMAHAGAEPTPDVSARRTLAIWGWIVGLLAGIWFLGFAFGVLLVMFLYLKAGAREGWGLSLALSGSGFLFVHGLMDWVLKMPLPEGLLWSWF